One Ignavibacterium album JCM 16511 genomic region harbors:
- a CDS encoding MFS transporter, translated as MNQVSVSKPEPTALLRWTVLLLISLGMFGNYYIYDSISPLADLLKSQLGFSDSNIGLLNAIYSFPNIIMVLIGGLIIDRIGTRTSVLIFTTLIMLGSIITAITGNIIVMSIGRLIFGLGAESMIVAITTVIARWFKGKELSFAFGLNLTVARLGSFLALNSPTWGKSLYEFWQTPLWVTVAAGVFAFLSIVVYFFLDVYASKNYELASEGEQDKILLSDILRIQENKRWMYLGLISLVIVIRLFIAPENWSIYLILFIVSALALFLKSSSFSKSFWYITALCVTFYSAMFPFQTFAIKFFQEAHGTSREVGGNLSSILTLAAMVFTPLFGLLADKIGKRSLLMMFGSLLIIPVYLMMAYKVGRPDIMTDSDFIHISIKFFDIDAMIPIYLIYPMAMMGIAFSLVPAVMWPSVALIVPNSKLGTAYGLMTMIQNIGLFGFNLLIGFANDISGASADNPAGYNLGMWIFSILGFLGLMFAFLLRKSELGSGGHGLENGMLKS; from the coding sequence ATGAACCAAGTTTCTGTTTCTAAGCCTGAACCAACCGCATTACTTCGCTGGACAGTTTTACTTCTGATAAGTCTGGGAATGTTTGGTAATTACTATATCTATGATAGTATTAGTCCACTTGCTGATTTATTAAAATCACAACTTGGTTTTTCTGATTCGAACATCGGTCTTCTTAATGCAATCTATTCTTTTCCAAACATCATTATGGTATTGATTGGCGGATTGATAATAGACCGAATCGGAACACGAACTTCAGTTCTGATTTTTACAACATTGATTATGCTTGGTTCTATTATCACTGCAATCACAGGAAATATTATTGTGATGTCAATCGGAAGATTAATTTTTGGTTTAGGTGCTGAATCAATGATTGTTGCAATCACTACTGTAATTGCAAGATGGTTCAAAGGTAAGGAATTATCATTTGCTTTCGGATTGAATTTAACTGTTGCACGACTTGGTTCATTTCTCGCGCTTAATTCTCCAACCTGGGGAAAATCATTGTATGAATTTTGGCAAACACCGCTTTGGGTTACTGTTGCTGCCGGTGTGTTTGCATTCTTAAGTATCGTTGTGTACTTCTTCCTTGATGTTTATGCTTCAAAAAATTATGAGTTGGCTAGTGAAGGTGAGCAGGATAAAATCCTTCTTTCTGATATTTTAAGAATTCAGGAAAACAAAAGATGGATGTATCTTGGATTAATTTCATTAGTAATTGTAATACGACTTTTCATTGCGCCGGAAAATTGGTCAATCTACTTAATTCTTTTCATTGTTTCTGCGCTTGCATTGTTTCTTAAATCATCTTCATTCTCAAAATCATTCTGGTATATCACAGCGCTTTGCGTTACATTTTATTCAGCAATGTTTCCATTCCAGACTTTCGCAATTAAATTTTTTCAGGAAGCACACGGAACTAGCAGAGAAGTTGGTGGAAATCTCTCAAGTATTCTTACTCTTGCCGCAATGGTTTTCACTCCATTATTTGGTTTGCTTGCAGATAAAATCGGGAAGCGCTCTTTACTAATGATGTTCGGTTCTTTGTTGATTATTCCGGTTTATCTTATGATGGCTTATAAAGTCGGAAGACCTGATATAATGACCGACAGTGATTTTATTCATATCAGTATAAAATTTTTTGACATTGATGCAATGATTCCAATCTATTTGATATATCCGATGGCAATGATGGGAATAGCATTTTCACTTGTTCCTGCTGTAATGTGGCCATCAGTCGCTTTAATTGTCCCAAACTCAAAGCTCGGAACAGCTTATGGTTTAATGACTATGATTCAGAATATCGGTCTGTTTGGATTCAATCTTTTAATCGGATTTGCAAATGATATTTCAGGTGCAAGCGCTGACAATCCTGCAGGATATAATCTTGGTATGTGGATATTTTCAATTTTAGGTTTTCTTGGTTTGATGTTTGCTTTTCTCCTGAGAAAAAGCGAAC
- a CDS encoding aminoacyl-histidine dipeptidase codes for MGEILGHLKPSLVWNHFEEICKYPRPSKKEEKIAQYVVSVGKRLGLEVEKDKFGNILIRKPATPGMENRKTVTLQSHIDMVCEKNRDVEHDFDNDPIQPYIDGDWVKAKGTTLGADNGIGVAAALAVLESNDLQHGPIEALFTLDEETGLTGASSLKKGWLKGDILINMDSEELGTLYIGCAGGKNTQAEFKFKPEKSPRNYVAFEAKVAGLKGGHSGLEIHVGRGNAIKILNRLLWTYSRDKKLRLAKIEGGNKHNAIPREAFAVVLVPKADEKKFKKFVAEYNATVKEEYATAEPDLSVSVEKHEMPDKVMDEKSQAKLLNALYAVPHGVIKMSADIPELVETSTNLATIVTDGKFVNIVTSQRSSVASEIKDITNMVSAVFELAGAELSYGDGYPGWKPDVHSEILQVFKSTFANMYGKEPEVKAIHAGLECGIIKEKYPQMDMISFGPTMFGVHSPDERLQISTVPEFWNQLVNVLKNIPVKS; via the coding sequence ATGGGTGAAATATTAGGTCATCTTAAACCTTCATTGGTCTGGAATCACTTTGAAGAAATCTGTAAATATCCTCGTCCTTCCAAAAAGGAAGAGAAGATTGCTCAGTATGTTGTTTCTGTTGGTAAAAGACTTGGTCTTGAAGTAGAAAAAGATAAGTTTGGTAATATTCTGATTAGAAAACCTGCAACTCCCGGAATGGAAAACAGAAAGACCGTTACTCTTCAATCACATATTGATATGGTTTGTGAAAAAAACCGCGATGTTGAACATGATTTTGATAACGACCCTATTCAACCATACATTGATGGCGATTGGGTAAAAGCAAAAGGTACGACGCTTGGCGCTGATAATGGAATTGGTGTAGCTGCTGCTTTGGCAGTTCTTGAATCGAATGATCTGCAGCACGGACCAATCGAAGCATTGTTTACTCTTGATGAAGAAACCGGTTTAACAGGTGCATCAAGTTTGAAAAAAGGTTGGTTGAAAGGTGATATACTCATTAATATGGATTCTGAAGAACTCGGCACTTTGTATATTGGATGCGCTGGTGGAAAAAACACACAGGCAGAGTTCAAATTTAAACCTGAAAAATCTCCTCGTAATTATGTTGCCTTTGAAGCAAAAGTTGCCGGATTAAAAGGTGGTCACTCCGGACTCGAAATTCATGTTGGAAGAGGAAATGCAATCAAGATTCTTAACAGATTATTGTGGACTTATTCAAGAGATAAAAAATTAAGACTTGCAAAAATCGAAGGTGGAAACAAACACAACGCAATTCCGCGTGAAGCATTCGCAGTTGTACTGGTTCCGAAAGCAGATGAAAAGAAATTTAAAAAATTTGTAGCTGAATATAATGCAACAGTTAAAGAAGAATATGCAACTGCAGAACCTGATTTATCTGTCTCAGTTGAGAAACATGAAATGCCGGATAAAGTAATGGATGAAAAATCTCAGGCAAAACTTCTGAATGCTCTTTATGCAGTTCCTCACGGTGTAATCAAAATGTCTGCTGATATTCCGGAACTTGTAGAAACATCTACCAACCTTGCTACAATTGTAACGGACGGAAAATTTGTTAACATCGTAACAAGTCAACGAAGCTCTGTTGCATCAGAAATAAAAGACATAACCAATATGGTATCTGCAGTCTTTGAACTTGCTGGTGCTGAATTAAGTTACGGCGACGGTTATCCTGGCTGGAAACCAGATGTTCATTCTGAAATTCTGCAGGTGTTCAAATCAACATTTGCAAATATGTATGGTAAAGAACCTGAAGTTAAAGCAATTCATGCAGGTCTCGAATGCGGAATCATCAAAGAAAAGTATCCGCAAATGGATATGATTTCTTTTGGTCCTACAATGTTCGGTGTGCATTCACCTGATGAAAGATTACAGATTTCTACTGTACCTGAGTTCTGGAATCAACTTGTAAATGTTTTGAAAAATATTCCGGTCAAATCATAA
- a CDS encoding PqqD family protein: protein MFKKNKNLSEVNYLELTPIRNYNHIEEEKNKVSVLVPRFTNKFLVKYLVPRLKSPDIKVKLDKFGSAAWLKADGNKNVQLICDELLSEFGEEINPVVERVTKFYTQLYQYQFISFKELKERK, encoded by the coding sequence ATGTTCAAAAAAAATAAAAATCTTTCTGAAGTTAATTACTTAGAACTCACACCAATAAGAAATTATAATCATATTGAGGAGGAAAAAAACAAAGTTTCGGTTTTGGTTCCCAGATTTACAAATAAATTTTTAGTTAAGTATTTAGTACCAAGATTAAAATCTCCGGATATAAAAGTTAAACTCGATAAGTTTGGTTCTGCAGCGTGGTTAAAAGCTGATGGAAACAAAAATGTTCAACTGATTTGCGATGAATTACTTTCTGAATTCGGAGAAGAGATAAATCCTGTAGTTGAACGTGTTACAAAATTTTATACTCAGTTATATCAATATCAATTCATAAGTTTCAAAGAACTAAAAGAAAGGAAATAA
- a CDS encoding OPT family oligopeptide transporter encodes MSEQKRFVPFVSPETNMAEFTIRALVIGLIMSVVLGAANAYLGLKAGMTIAATYPAAVIGMAVLRIFKGSILEENFARTVGSIGESVAAGAIFTIPAFMIAGVWQEFWSVRHYLEATAIMFVGGVVGILFVTILRRVMVEDRELPFPESVAASEIHKAGRSGKSGAKFLFWAMGLGALIQILKQIQFFAASWEKFIYFAKQKLTFSSGASVEASGGALLSTPGVSPAYMGVGYIIGPNLAALNFTGGLLAWGLFVPLLLYFLGPELLASLQANGVTEVTDETWIGLANQVWRSIVRPIAIGGMLMSAAYTLYRMRKSLGAGLSRAVGDVKKAAAGSSHEEIRTEKDMPFKWVFIGLVLASVATFIIYNYFSGDVLAALVATVVMIVAGFFFAAVSGYLVGLIGSSNNPISGLTISTLIVAAILMVALGVTGMPGIAAVLGVAAVICVAAAVAGEMLQDLKVGHILGGTPWKMQVGDLFGILLSAAVMFFPLLILHQGDINTGGTGLGGKAYPAPQASLMAILAKGIVGGDMAWPLIIVGILMAIGFILLKVKSPMLVCVGMYLPLETSFAIFIGGLIKGILDKISEKRKLNDAQKARVENNGVLLASGLIAGEALVGLLFAFFAVVEIQTPRIFEAPSFLVSLLVFVVVGYVLISTPLKNAGRPDEPAPPSAMA; translated from the coding sequence ATGTCAGAGCAAAAACGATTTGTTCCTTTCGTCTCACCTGAAACCAATATGGCCGAATTTACAATACGAGCACTTGTTATTGGTTTAATTATGTCAGTTGTTCTTGGAGCAGCAAATGCATATCTCGGATTAAAAGCAGGTATGACTATAGCTGCAACTTATCCTGCTGCTGTAATCGGAATGGCAGTTTTAAGAATCTTCAAAGGTTCAATTCTCGAAGAAAACTTTGCTAGAACAGTTGGCTCAATAGGTGAATCCGTTGCTGCCGGCGCAATCTTCACTATACCAGCTTTTATGATTGCAGGAGTTTGGCAGGAATTCTGGTCTGTTCGTCATTATCTTGAAGCAACTGCAATAATGTTTGTTGGTGGTGTAGTTGGAATTTTGTTTGTTACTATACTTCGCAGAGTAATGGTTGAAGATAGAGAACTTCCGTTTCCTGAATCAGTTGCTGCATCAGAAATTCACAAAGCCGGAAGATCAGGTAAAAGCGGGGCAAAGTTTTTATTCTGGGCAATGGGATTAGGTGCCTTGATTCAAATCCTGAAGCAAATTCAATTCTTTGCAGCTTCGTGGGAAAAATTTATTTATTTCGCAAAACAAAAATTAACTTTTTCGAGTGGTGCTTCAGTTGAAGCAAGTGGTGGAGCTTTATTAAGTACTCCCGGAGTTAGTCCTGCTTATATGGGAGTCGGATATATAATCGGTCCGAATTTGGCTGCACTTAACTTCACCGGTGGTTTGCTTGCCTGGGGTTTGTTTGTTCCTTTGCTTCTTTATTTCTTAGGTCCTGAACTTCTTGCATCATTGCAGGCAAACGGAGTTACTGAAGTAACAGACGAAACCTGGATTGGATTAGCAAATCAGGTTTGGCGTTCTATTGTTCGACCTATCGCAATTGGTGGAATGTTAATGTCAGCAGCTTATACACTTTATAGAATGAGAAAAAGTCTGGGTGCCGGTTTAAGTCGGGCAGTTGGTGATGTGAAGAAAGCTGCTGCCGGTTCTTCTCACGAAGAAATCAGAACTGAAAAAGACATGCCTTTCAAATGGGTTTTTATAGGATTAGTTCTCGCTTCTGTAGCAACTTTCATAATTTATAATTACTTCTCCGGCGATGTGCTCGCAGCTTTGGTTGCTACTGTTGTTATGATTGTTGCAGGATTCTTCTTTGCTGCAGTTTCGGGTTACCTTGTTGGATTAATCGGATCAAGTAACAACCCAATTTCCGGATTAACAATATCAACACTCATTGTAGCAGCAATTCTGATGGTTGCTTTAGGTGTAACCGGAATGCCGGGAATAGCTGCTGTACTTGGTGTTGCTGCAGTTATTTGTGTTGCTGCTGCAGTTGCAGGTGAAATGTTACAAGACCTTAAAGTTGGACATATTCTCGGTGGTACTCCGTGGAAGATGCAGGTTGGTGATTTATTCGGTATTCTTCTTTCAGCAGCAGTAATGTTTTTCCCGCTGCTTATTCTTCATCAGGGAGATATTAACACTGGTGGAACAGGATTGGGAGGTAAAGCATATCCTGCACCACAGGCAAGTTTAATGGCAATTCTTGCTAAAGGAATTGTTGGTGGCGATATGGCTTGGCCATTAATTATCGTTGGAATTTTAATGGCAATTGGATTTATTCTTCTGAAAGTTAAAAGCCCAATGTTGGTTTGTGTAGGAATGTATCTGCCACTCGAAACATCCTTCGCGATTTTCATTGGTGGCTTGATTAAAGGTATTCTTGATAAAATTTCCGAAAAAAGAAAATTAAATGACGCACAGAAAGCAAGAGTTGAAAACAATGGAGTTCTTCTTGCATCCGGACTAATTGCAGGTGAAGCATTGGTAGGTTTATTATTTGCATTCTTTGCAGTTGTTGAAATTCAGACACCAAGAATTTTCGAAGCTCCTTCTTTCTTAGTTAGCTTATTAGTTTTTGTAGTAGTGGGTTATGTCTTGATTTCAACTCCACTAAAGAATGCTGGCAGACCTGATGAACCTGCACCTCCAAGTGCAATGGCTTAA
- a CDS encoding ATP-binding protein encodes MSEQKFPIKYFLIFLAVIIVIIISGYAFYNSAIKNIEHEWNQQISSIKELKLQQIEKEQFQRIKIIESFIKNTAISQLLSEIISNSSDTTQIQKASKWINELKSNFAFGDIYILDSNATIIITTDKERKLQRSFLREEIKVVAGNDSASVSNLYVRDNRNLLQAIVLPLNRNNSRIGYLWAEVSFFEYFYPILFYSQKEYDKAEFLLVKKNGDIGFLLKNFIGDTKENIQTIPLKPEERKAFQDAALKEDEVRELQFGNQSMFVSVRSIPGTDWFLAAKVDEGTVVSSAKNIATAIIIVVILLIVLAAALTYAVWKRSTLDYIQRTLKLRKEKDELSERYTSLTKYANDIILTINKDGKILEANRKAFEIYGYNHAELIGKNFIELSNNREFDLKKIEEARTNDEGILFETTHRRKDGSNIPVEISAKHINQDGEKIIIAIIRDFTERKKLESELIQAKEHAEEMNRLKTYFLANISHELRTPMNGILGYAEMLMMDLNDPKLREMASMIFKSSRRLHDTLDSLIDLSKLESQVQKLELENIELVTVLEDMKVSFEEFAREKGLFLTSTHKHPRVYFSTDPRIFNKIISNILSNAIKYTSKGEIKILTDFKDGKIIIRISDTGIGISADNLSKIFEPFRQESEGFNRKYEGTGIGLTLTKKFVELLEGNLDIDSQVGKGTVVTISLPVREVQEKPKSKIEKTSDIKEVIKQELPKDEKIELHIDKKEEKVFPKVLLVEDDEVNSRLIKIMLEGNFDITWAFDSSEALSLVNSFSYDIILMDINLKGELNGIETTREIRKLEQYKETPIIAVTAYAMHDEREKILNSGFTGYLSKPFKKDDLIKTLNDVLMKNIS; translated from the coding sequence ATGTCAGAACAAAAATTTCCAATAAAATATTTCCTCATCTTTCTTGCGGTAATAATAGTAATCATTATTTCGGGATATGCTTTTTACAATTCTGCCATAAAGAATATTGAGCACGAATGGAATCAACAGATAAGTTCCATCAAGGAACTGAAACTTCAGCAGATTGAGAAAGAACAGTTTCAGAGAATTAAAATCATTGAATCTTTCATAAAGAATACTGCAATCTCACAACTTCTTTCGGAAATTATATCAAATTCGTCTGACACTACTCAAATCCAAAAAGCAAGCAAATGGATTAATGAATTAAAATCAAATTTTGCTTTTGGTGATATTTATATTCTTGACTCAAACGCAACAATTATTATCACAACTGATAAGGAACGAAAACTTCAGAGAAGCTTTTTAAGGGAAGAGATTAAAGTTGTTGCCGGTAATGATTCTGCAAGCGTCAGTAATCTTTATGTGAGAGATAACAGAAATTTACTTCAGGCAATAGTTCTACCATTGAACCGAAATAATTCACGAATCGGTTATCTCTGGGCTGAGGTTTCATTCTTCGAATATTTCTATCCTATTTTATTTTACTCACAAAAAGAATATGACAAAGCAGAATTTCTTCTTGTAAAGAAAAACGGAGACATAGGATTTCTTCTTAAAAATTTTATTGGTGATACAAAAGAAAATATCCAGACAATTCCACTTAAACCCGAAGAACGAAAAGCTTTTCAGGATGCGGCACTAAAGGAGGATGAAGTAAGAGAACTTCAATTTGGCAATCAATCAATGTTTGTTTCAGTTCGTTCTATTCCAGGCACTGATTGGTTCCTTGCTGCAAAAGTAGATGAAGGCACTGTTGTAAGTTCAGCTAAAAATATTGCAACCGCAATCATCATTGTAGTGATTTTATTAATTGTACTTGCAGCTGCTTTAACTTATGCTGTTTGGAAGCGAAGCACTTTGGATTACATCCAAAGAACATTAAAACTAAGAAAAGAGAAAGATGAACTTTCGGAGCGTTACACTTCGCTCACAAAGTATGCAAATGATATCATACTGACCATAAACAAGGATGGAAAAATTCTTGAAGCAAACAGAAAAGCTTTTGAAATTTATGGTTACAATCACGCTGAATTAATTGGGAAAAACTTTATCGAATTAAGTAACAATCGGGAATTTGATCTAAAAAAAATTGAAGAAGCAAGAACAAATGACGAAGGTATTTTATTCGAAACTACTCATCGCAGAAAAGATGGAAGTAATATTCCCGTTGAGATAAGTGCCAAGCATATAAATCAGGACGGTGAAAAAATAATCATTGCCATCATAAGAGATTTTACTGAGCGAAAGAAACTTGAATCTGAATTAATTCAGGCAAAAGAACATGCCGAAGAAATGAACCGGCTTAAAACATATTTTCTTGCAAACATCAGCCACGAGCTCCGTACACCAATGAATGGAATATTAGGTTATGCAGAAATGCTTATGATGGATTTGAATGACCCGAAACTTCGTGAAATGGCTTCAATGATTTTCAAAAGCAGCAGAAGATTACACGATACTCTTGATTCGCTTATTGATTTATCCAAATTGGAATCTCAGGTACAAAAACTTGAGCTTGAGAATATTGAACTAGTCACAGTGCTTGAAGATATGAAAGTTTCATTTGAAGAGTTTGCCAGAGAAAAAGGTTTGTTTTTAACATCCACACACAAACATCCGAGAGTCTATTTCAGCACCGATCCAAGAATTTTTAACAAAATAATTTCGAACATACTCAGTAATGCAATTAAATATACTTCGAAAGGTGAGATAAAAATACTTACCGATTTCAAAGATGGAAAAATAATTATCCGGATTTCAGATACAGGAATTGGAATATCAGCAGATAATCTCAGCAAAATATTCGAACCATTCCGACAGGAGAGTGAAGGATTCAACAGAAAATATGAAGGAACCGGAATAGGACTTACTCTTACAAAAAAATTTGTTGAATTACTTGAAGGTAATCTTGATATTGATAGTCAGGTAGGAAAAGGCACAGTTGTTACAATATCCCTACCCGTTCGTGAAGTGCAGGAAAAACCAAAATCAAAGATTGAAAAAACTTCTGATATCAAAGAAGTAATTAAACAAGAGCTGCCTAAAGATGAGAAGATCGAGCTGCACATTGATAAAAAAGAAGAAAAAGTTTTTCCGAAAGTACTTCTGGTTGAAGATGACGAAGTTAATTCAAGATTAATCAAAATTATGCTCGAAGGGAATTTTGATATTACCTGGGCTTTTGATTCTTCAGAAGCATTGTCGTTAGTTAACAGTTTTTCTTATGATATAATTCTGATGGATATTAATCTTAAAGGTGAACTAAACGGTATTGAGACTACCAGAGAAATAAGGAAGCTGGAACAATATAAAGAAACTCCCATAATTGCAGTTACTGCTTATGCGATGCACGATGAAAGAGAAAAAATACTGAATAGCGGTTTTACCGGATACCTTTCGAAACCATTCAAGAAAGATGACCTAATTAAAACTCTCAATGATGTTTTGATGAAAAATATTTCGTGA
- a CDS encoding TIGR02757 family protein: MNRLKTKLEKIYSEYSKLENTSDPLHLIHQLKDKKDIEVFSFLASVIAYGSVIQINKVLSEFLKTSNHKPYKFIQTFPGKNKLYLKHRFYSERDLTNLIMLLKLILKDYDTIGNYFEQFYLTEHPTVKNSISGFTNSLLNQYENNFGKPGRGIKFMFPIPEKGSACKRMNLFLRWMVRKDNLDFGLWGFIPTDKLIIPVDTHIAKISRWLGLTERKNVTWKMAEEITYNLRKFDKDDPVRFDYALCHFDMMKEKYV, encoded by the coding sequence ATGAATAGACTTAAAACAAAACTGGAAAAAATCTACTCTGAATATTCAAAGCTTGAAAATACTTCTGATCCGCTTCATTTAATTCATCAATTAAAAGATAAAAAAGATATTGAAGTATTTTCATTTCTGGCATCAGTAATTGCTTATGGCAGTGTAATACAAATCAATAAAGTCCTGTCAGAATTTTTGAAAACATCTAATCATAAACCTTATAAATTTATTCAGACATTCCCCGGGAAAAATAAATTATATCTCAAGCACAGATTTTATTCTGAGCGTGATCTAACAAATCTGATTATGCTGTTAAAGCTAATATTGAAAGATTATGACACGATCGGAAATTATTTCGAACAATTTTATTTGACTGAACACCCGACAGTAAAAAATTCTATTTCAGGATTTACGAATTCGTTATTAAACCAATATGAAAATAACTTTGGCAAACCGGGCAGAGGAATAAAATTTATGTTTCCGATACCTGAAAAAGGTAGTGCCTGCAAGCGAATGAATCTGTTCTTACGATGGATGGTTAGAAAAGATAATCTTGATTTCGGTTTATGGGGATTCATTCCGACTGATAAACTAATTATTCCTGTTGATACTCACATTGCCAAAATTTCACGTTGGCTTGGTTTAACTGAAAGAAAAAATGTTACCTGGAAAATGGCTGAGGAAATAACTTATAATCTCAGGAAATTCGATAAAGATGATCCAGTAAGATTTGATTATGCACTTTGCCATTTTGATATGATGAAAGAAAAATATGTTTAA
- a CDS encoding T9SS type A sorting domain-containing protein, which translates to MKRFLLTIFLLISISVFPQQASDYFPASTGYLWNYQVTPLDSLNNPLTNLTLFRQDSFAVVQSYQGRTASIVLSKEGPLQTILLQPYTDSIFYSFQGTDGYEYFSVSGIETFLNQLDSLGIDSNFNFLNFFRSLQNWYSVYRFAANTGSRYTLFQKDTLISTYNIRFKYSAVRNNDQTINTAIGSFNCKKFTTQWEFSYLLGPIPIPLFSIEDTNWIAPGNWLVKAYQPSKGVDLSLLGIPPFYIPGRTIDIIDQIVSVDEESFLVNEFKLYQNYPNPFNPSTKIRFNIPVGSELAQTVLRVYDVLGNEVVTLVNEYRDAGSYEVEFPNVETRHASSLPSGVYFYKLQVGNFVETKKMILLR; encoded by the coding sequence ATGAAAAGATTTTTATTAACTATTTTTTTGCTGATTAGTATTTCAGTTTTTCCTCAGCAGGCGAGTGATTATTTCCCGGCATCAACTGGCTATTTATGGAATTATCAGGTAACTCCTTTGGATTCACTAAATAATCCTCTTACAAATCTTACTTTATTCAGACAGGACTCTTTCGCTGTTGTTCAGTCATATCAGGGCAGAACAGCCAGTATCGTTCTTTCCAAAGAAGGACCGTTGCAAACAATTCTTCTGCAGCCATACACAGATTCTATTTTTTATAGTTTTCAGGGAACAGATGGTTATGAATATTTCAGTGTTTCGGGAATTGAAACTTTTCTGAATCAATTAGACTCATTGGGGATTGATTCTAATTTTAACTTTTTGAATTTCTTCAGATCACTTCAGAATTGGTATTCTGTTTACAGGTTTGCCGCAAATACAGGCTCAAGATATACACTTTTTCAGAAAGACACATTAATTTCAACATATAATATCAGATTTAAATATTCTGCTGTCAGGAATAATGATCAGACTATTAACACAGCTATTGGAAGTTTCAATTGTAAAAAGTTTACTACACAATGGGAATTTTCTTATCTGTTAGGTCCAATTCCTATTCCGTTATTTTCGATAGAAGATACAAACTGGATTGCACCAGGCAATTGGTTAGTGAAAGCATATCAACCATCAAAAGGAGTTGATTTATCTCTGCTCGGAATTCCACCTTTCTATATTCCCGGAAGAACAATTGATATAATTGATCAAATAGTTAGTGTGGATGAAGAATCATTCTTAGTAAATGAATTTAAACTTTACCAGAATTATCCAAACCCATTTAATCCCTCAACAAAAATTAGATTTAATATTCCAGTAGGGTCTGAGCTTGCTCAGACCGTTTTAAGGGTTTATGATGTTCTTGGAAATGAGGTTGTCACATTAGTGAATGAATACAGAGATGCAGGAAGTTATGAAGTTGAATTTCCTAATGTAGAGACGAGGCATGCCTCGTCTTTACCAAGTGGAGTTTATTTTTACAAACTGCAGGTAGGCAACTTTGTCGAAACAAAGAAAATGATTTTATTGCGATAG